The window CCCTGTACCCCACCCCTGCCCGGTACCCTGGTACCCAGTACCCCCATCTTGGTATCCCGGAGCCCTGACCCCAGTGCCCCTATCCCAACCCGGTACCCTGAGAcccccatcccagccccaggacccccatcccggccccgcagccccatgACCGTGGTACCCCCACCCCAGTACCCCCACCCCAGTACCCTGATCCCAGTCCCCCCACCCTGGTACCCCAATCCTGGTACCTCGATCCCAATCCCCCCTCCCGGCTCGGTACCCAGGTGCCCCGGTACCCCCACCCCGGTACCCCGGTACCCCGATCCCAGtacccccccccgggaccccgcTCCcgttcccctcccccccaatctccccgcccccccccgcaggccccatccccccccgccccccccgcacCACGCCATTGCGGATCCCGGTTTTGgcggcgccgccgccaccgGCGGTGATGGCGAGGGGGCGGCGCGGGTGCAGGCGCACGGTGTAGAGCGGGAACGGGGCCCGGTACAGCTCGGCCGCCCGCCGCGGAGACATGGCCGCGGGAACGGAGCGCCCGGCAGCCGCGTcaccaggccccgccccctgccgGTAACCACGCCCACTGCCGgtaagccccgccccctgcctGCAAGCCCCGCCCCTTCTGAATAAATCCCGCCCCCTCTaattaagccccgccccctgcaCTAccgccccgcccccgccgccctccccgcGGCTGCGCATGCGCAGAGCGGGCTCGCCGCACACCGGGAGGCACCGGGGCTCGGCTCCCCCCAGCGCTGCCGGCCCCGGGGCTCGGGGCCTCGCCCCccgcccagcccctgccccccccccccccgcctcccatTCTCCGCCGCACCCCCCCGGTGCCCACCCCCGGTGTCCCGTTGGGGTCCCGCGAGCCCCGGTGCACACCGAGCGCCGTGCTCCAGAACggtttatttggggggggggccgcgGAGCAGGGCGGTAAGGCacgggggggcacgggggggcacggggccaggccgcggcaccggcaccgctcccggagccccccgggggtgGCGGCACCGCCcgcagggccccagccccacagcggccccggtgccggtgccggggggggctcaGAAGGACGTCTCCTGCAGGGCGTAGGCGGGGGGCCCGGCCGTGCGCACGTAGCCCTGCTCCTCCTCGGCCCGCGGCACCACGTCCGCCGCCACGCCGTTGGGCACCCGCGGCCCCTTCTCCGTCACCGTCAGCTCCGGGCGCCCGGCGGCCTGCGGGGACAGGgcggggggcagcagcaccgcgggaaccccccccccccccaacgcCAAGGGGCCGAGGGGCCGGGGGTCCTCACCTGGGCGGGGAGCGGCAccccgcagcccagccaccGCCGCCACTTggggggcaggcagcacagcaggcGCGGCAGCACCGGGTAGATGGTGCGGGGGTCCACGGCCGTGCCCTTGGTGGGGCCTGAGGGCGGAGGGGTCAgcggggaccgggggggggggggcagcacccggcttccccccccccccccaagcccccgcGCTCACCGGTGAGCAGGCTGACCAGGAGCCCCACCACGATGACGGTGGTGGAGTTGTGGGCGCTGTACCACATGTAGGACAGGCTGTAGAACTTCTGCAGgcccgtggggctgggggagagcgGGACAGGGGGGCAtggagcagcccccccccagaggctgaccctcctcctgccccccccccccacaccagCCCCGTCCCGCTCACCTCTGTGGGGCCGCCGTGGGGGTGAGCAGGGTGGCGGCGAGGGTGGCGGTGAGGTTGGCGTCAGGGGAGGGGGCGGTGCTGTTGGCTGCGggggcccccccggccgcccccatGCTGCTCACCAGGCTGCCGATGCCCACCCAGAAGGCCATGGCCAgccccgccagcagccccaCGATGGCGCCCtgcgtggggagggggggtcgCAGCACTGAGCCCCGCGGCCGGCACCCCACGGGGGGGGGagctgtgcctggggctgggggggtccatgCAAGGGTGGGGAGCACTGCGGGACTCACCGCGGGGTTGGCGCAGGGGAAGAACATGCCCAGGCAGAAGAGCCCCAGCAGCGGCCCCCCCACCATGCCGAAGATGCTGATGGCTGCCTGCAGGGACACGGCAccgctgtggggctgcagggatgggggggCCACCCACACCcgggggggcagcagggtgcCCCCCATCCCCTACCTGCAGCACGGGGCCCAGCTTGGAGGACAGGTAGGCCATCCCCAGGCACAGCAGCCCGTAGCCGAGAGCTGGGGGAGAGGCGGGGGTGTCACagcactgcagccccccccccggtgccccccgcccggcccccgcTCACCCAGCAGCTTGGAGAACTGCGTGGCCCGCGACTCCGACAGCCCGGGGCAGTGCGGCCGCACCAGGTCCTCCATCGTCACCGTCGCCAGCGAGTTGAAGGCGGAGGAGAtggtgctggggaggagagCGAGCGGGAGGGGGGCTCGGCCACAcgcccccccccaccagccCTCGGCCACGGCACCCACCTCAGGGAGCCGCTGAACAGGCAGGCGACGAAGAGGCCGGGCAGCCCTGGCAGGTCCTTCAGCACGTCCATCACGAAGTACAGCACCAGCTGGGGACCGGCACGGGGTGAGCGCGGTGCTGGGGGGCGCACGGCGggctgggggggaaggagggggcaCGGGCAGCCACCTGGTCGGACGAGACGCCGGTCACCAGCGGGTGCTCACGGTCGTAGACGAACATGACGAGGCCGGTGAGGCAGCTGAGGCACAGCACGATCTGCTGGCAGGGGAAGACGGCGTAGCAGGAGCTGCGGGCGCCACGGAGACGTCAGAGGCTGGCGGCGGGGGGCTCCCCCCTGCGCCCCCACCCCACTCACAGCACGGCCTGCCTCTCGTTGCGGGAGCTCAGGTAGCGCTGCACCTGCGCCTGGTTCACGCCGTACAGCGACAGCATCATGAAGACGCCCCCAAAGGCCAGCGTCCAGAACGTGTGCCGCACGTAGGGGTCCGGGTTgaggctgcggggaggggaACGCGGtcacggggggggggcggccaccccccgcacccccccaccGGGGCTTGTCCCGGGGCTCGTCGCTCACTCGATGCCCGAGATCTTGCCCTCCTGCTCCGCCACGCGCCAGACGCGGGCCATGCCGCCCACGCGCTGCGCGCCCACCACGATGACGGCCAGCTGCCCCGCGAACATCACCAGCGTCTGGAAGACGTCCGTCCAGATGACGGCCTTCAGCCCGCCCTGCGGAGGCACGGCACCGTTACCAcagcctggggggggcacggggcagccccaCGGCCGGGGCACGGCGGCAGCGACTCACCAGCGTGGTGTACAGCGTGCAGACCAGCCCTATGGTGAGCACCGCGCTCCAGAGGTCAAAGCCCGTCACTGGAAGCAGCGGAGCCATTAACGAACAACGAGGACCGCGGGGGCGCCCGGTGCGGCCGTGGGACCCAGCGGGACCccaggctgggctctgccccacagccccctcgcAGCCCCCGGCTCCCTTACCTGCATTGAGGGCCAGCGCAGGCGCGTAGAGCACCACCCCCATGTAGATGACCTGCGGGGACAgcagcgctgcagcccccctgcgccccctccccacgcccccACATCCAGGACCCCCCAGGAcagccaggaggtgctggccGCCCGCTCACCATCTGGAAGATGAAGGTGACGGTGCCAAAGATGCGCACGGTCTTGTTGAAGCGCAGCTCCAGGTactgggggcaggggggagacAGGGTCAGGGGAGCGCCCCCGTCCCGACGTGGGGTCTGCGAGCAGGAGAGGTGCCCCCGCGCCCCCTCCGTCCCACGGCACCCGGCTCACCTCGTAGGTGCTGGTGATCTGCAGGCGGTAGAAGACGGGGATGAAGACGTGTGCCGGGATGAGCAGTCCCAGAAAGTAGGAGCAGCCGAGGAACCAGTACTCGGTGCCGAAGCGGTAGATCTCGGCCGGCACACCCAGGATGGCCACGGCCGACTGGAAGGTGGCCAGCAGGGACAGGGCGACGGGCAGGAAGCCCATGCTGCGGTTGGCCAGGAGGAACTCCTGCACCGTGCGCTGCCGGCCCCCGCTCAGCGCGTAGAAGAGCCCGATGGCCAAggacagcaccagcagcagcgtgAAGATGGTGTAGTCGATCGCCGTGAACTCCATGGCGAGCTCCTGCCgctgccccgctgccccccggccgCACGCCCCCGCTGCGCCCGCCCCACCTCATGGGCGTGCCGAGCCCCGGCGGCCGCACCGGAGGCTCCGCGGGGACCTTCGCTCCTGATCTCAGCCCGCCTCAAGGACCTGCgggagcacagcaccaggacatCCCTCAGCCCtccccctccaaccccccccccgctTCCCCCACCTGCCCCGGGAGGTCGTCCCCCGGCCAAGGCAAACACGGCCCCTGCCAAGCAGCGCCGAGGGCACGGCAGCACCGCCCGGCCCGCCCGGCGCCAGCCCCCGCGGCGCGCAGAGCCCCCGCCGAGCCCGGCGGAACCGGcccagccccggccctgccccggcccccgACGCCGCCGCCAACGCGCCCCCACCCCGCGCCCCCGCAGCCGGCGGGACCCGCACGGCCGGTCCCCAACCCAAACCGGACAGGCACCGAGGGCGGGCGGACAGACGGACAGCCCGGACAGACGGACAGCACCGACACCCTGCCTgggcgcggggcggccccgggcaCCGCGAGCACCTGAGCGGGGCAGGGCAGCCCCGGGACGGGCGGAGCGCGGAGCCCCGGCGGGGGCACGCGAGGACAaggcgggggggcggcggcccCTGATCCCCGCAGGAATGCCCCGGGCGTGCTTGGCAGGATCAGCACCGGGATCGGGACCggctccagccctgccccgcGCCCGGGCCTGCccgctgggggccgggggcggcggcgctggCTCGGGCCCGAGCCGGGAAGGAGGCGAGGGGGCAGCACCGCCCGCCGCCAACCCAGGCTGCGCGGCGCAGCTCCGCGGGCAGGGTCCAAGGTCACCGCTCCGCGCCGCGCAGACACAACACGGGGCTGGAGCCCCCCGCCCAAggacgccccccccccccccccgccccgccgcggcccCGGGACCGTGCCGCCACCGACCCCGGCCCAAGGTcccggcggcccccccgggGCGCTGCGCCCGTCCTCGGGggtccgccccccccccccgcgtcCCCGCAGCCTCGCGGTGTCCCCGTAACCCCGGGCCCTGCCGcccgccccccgcgcccccagccccagccgctgctcccagccccgtgcccccagcTCGGGGCCCCGCTCCAcgccccccgcgcccccagCCTGAAGCCGCGCTCCCCCCGTCCCCTTCCCGAGACCCCCCCCCGCACCACCGTCCCCAGCCCGAGCctcccccgtgccccccaccccgagTCCCCGCCGCCCTCacccccggtgtcccctcacCGCGGCCacgcccccccggtgcccggcGCCGGTGTCCGCCGTGACCCCTACCGGACCCCCGCTCCCCAGAACCGCCGGCCCCCGCCCCTAGCCCCGCGCACCGGCCCCTGCCCACGGAGCCCACGGAGCCCGGCGGTGCCGGGGCGGTGCCGGGGCGGTGCCGGGGCGGTGCCGGTAGCCCCGGGCCGCTCCGCTCGGGCACTCACCGGGGCCGGCAGCGGGTGCGCGGCTCCGCTGTGCCCAcgtgcggcggcggcggcgcgcaCCGATGACGGCGCGAGgccgtgcccgcagccccgctcttccgcccggccccgggggcgcGGCCTCTCCGCCGGGCTCAGGtcgccgcgccccgccgccccccggcccatGGCGGAGccgccgggccccccccgcGGCCGTTCCGCCCCGCTGGGCGCTGCCCCGGGGCACGGCCGGACCCGGCCGGGCTGGACCGGAGCCGGAGCCGAGCGGCGGGCACGGAGCTGGGCCGCGGgcaccctcctgctgctgctgctgctgctgcccggggaTGCCGGCGGGGAGGtgagcggggtggggggggaccgGTACCGGTACCGGCCCGGTGCCGGCCGTGCCCGCGCCCCCCGTGACCGTTTCCCCCCGCAGGTTTGCGGGAGCTGCCCGGGGCCGCTGCGGAACGGATCCGTCGTGGCCCGGTTCTGCGCCTCCAAGCTGGGCACGGAGCTGCGGGGACGCTGCTGCCTGGATCCGGGACCCCCGCGGCGCCTGCTCGGGTacgggaggggcggggggggctgcgggggctgtGTGCGGGCTGCGGGGTGTGTGTGAGGGGCTGTGGGgaattttttggggggctgtgggtggcTGCAGCATGCGGGGGGCGCAGTGGGGTGCAGGTGTCTGACGTCCCTCCCTCCGCCCAGGTTGGACCTGAGCAACTGCTCCCTGCGCAGCCTGCCCGCTGCGTTTGCTGAGGCCGCGCCTGTCATTGTCCTGTGAGTCCCAGCGGGGAAGGGagagggctctgggggcagcCGCGGGATGGGGCTGGGCCGTGCACGCTCTGGTTCCCATCCCCGCTGTCCCCCTGTGGCACCACCCCGGGGTGCCTGTGCTCCCCCAGGCAGGACCCGCAGCCTGCACCTGCCCCGTGGGCAGGGTAAGGAGCCCCCGGTGTGTTTGCAGGGACCTGACGGAGAACCCCCTGGCAGCCCTCCCCAACAGCTCCTTCCTGGGCTTCACGAACCTGCAGAACCTGTGAGTacggggggctcagggggggctcgggggggttCGGGGGGGCTGGGCACGGTGCCCGGTGCTGAGCTCTCCTTCCCAGCACGGTGCCACTGGAGCTGCAGTGCCCAGGCGGGAGCAGCGCCTGGCAGGAGGTGACGGAGCGCGGGAGCAGCCGCCTCTGCCACGGCCAGAGGAACCCCTGCAACAGCTCCGGGGAGCTTGGTACGTGGGTTACAGGGACGGGCCTCCCTGAGCACCCCGTGTCCTTGTGTCCCCCCTCTGGGGCACTGCACACCATGGGGTGGGGGACAACCAGCACCCTCCTGCTGgggtccccccctccccttgctCGGGTGGACCCTGGTGTCCCCTCAGCGTGGTGGGGCCGTGCCGGGAGCAGCCCTGGCCTGGCCCCATCACCTcctgctgtgcccccccagcctggctgtgcCCCGAGAACGCCGCCTGTGCCCCGGACGGCCCCGGCTTCACCCAGTGCCTCTGCGCCAGCCCCTTCCACGGCTACAAGTGCCTGCGCGAGGTGGGTGCCCCGGGGGGGCTGAGGGACGGGACCCCCCCGCAGGACGGCCCGGTGGGGTGGGCAGAGCCACTTACCCCCGTGTCTCCTTGCAGGGCGCCTTCCCCGTCCTGCCCTTctgcagcatcctgggggcCGTGACGGCcgccctgtccctgctgctgtggggcaccCAGCGCCGGAAAGCCAAGGCCCTGTGACAGGGACACCCCCTGCGTGCAGCGCCCCGGGGGGGCACAATAAAGCGAGCGGCACCGCGCCTGGGGGCTCCTTCCTGCGGCACcgcggggacctggggggggccGTGCGGAGACCCCCACAACGGGGCGGCCCCACGGGGCTCCGCCGGGGCTGGCAGCTGAGCCGGGCGGCGGCTGCACCGGGACGGGCgggggcagagagggaggggCGGGGCTATGCAaatcaggctgctgctgggggcggGGCCACGGGGGGAAAGTACCTGAGCCGGAGCCGCTGTACTGCTGGGGGGCGGGGCGCCAGGATGAGGGGGCGTGTCTATGCAAATAAGAGGGAGTGTCCGTGCAGATCGGGGGAGTGTCCATGCAGATCAGGGGGGCGTGTCCATGCAGATCAGGGGGCGTGTCCATGCAGATCAGGCGCCGCGCCGCATGCCGGGACCGAGCCCACGCCACGCGGCGCCCCCCTGGAGACCCCCGTGGGCGCGGAGCGGGCTCGGAACGGGGCCGGAGctcggggcggggagggggcgtggggagggcccggggggggctttgggggctgGTGTCCGTGTGCTGGGGGTGCGTGCGCTGTGGTGGGGCCGGGTGGtcggggaggtgggggcataCTTACCTGGCAGGGGAGACACCATGATCAGGCAGGTGGTTTTCCCAGGGCGAGGCTCATCCCCTGCACTCCGGGTGTGCTGACCCCTGCGATTTCCCCAAATGCGGGAAACTCGACTGCATAATTTGTGGTAGTGGGGGACTGCGTTCGCGCTCTCCCCTGGTTCCCAGGTGCAAAGACAGAGCTGGGGTCGCGGcgttcttctcctccttcttctccgcGGGCGGTTCCTGGGGCTCCGCTTCGGCTCCTGTCCCGCGGGGGCTGCCCGGAGCCTGCCCGTGGGGGTCCCGCTCCGCCCGGTCCCGCTGTACCGGCAGAGGCACCGCTCGCTCACACGGCCCGGGGCAGCCAGCCGGGCACAGAGGACACCGATCGGTGCCAGCAACGAGCGCGAGTGGAGCTCGGCCAAATCCCTCTGAGGTCggccaaatccctctgcctcccaccCCTCAAGTATTTATAcgcattgatgagatcccctctcggtctcctcttctccaggctgaccagCCCCAggtctcagcctttcctc is drawn from Anas platyrhynchos isolate ZD024472 breed Pekin duck chromosome 3, IASCAAS_PekinDuck_T2T, whole genome shotgun sequence and contains these coding sequences:
- the SLC5A6 gene encoding sodium-dependent multivitamin transporter, coding for MEFTAIDYTIFTLLLVLSLAIGLFYALSGGRQRTVQEFLLANRSMGFLPVALSLLATFQSAVAILGVPAEIYRFGTEYWFLGCSYFLGLLIPAHVFIPVFYRLQITSTYEYLELRFNKTVRIFGTVTFIFQMVIYMGVVLYAPALALNAVTGFDLWSAVLTIGLVCTLYTTLGGLKAVIWTDVFQTLVMFAGQLAVIVVGAQRVGGMARVWRVAEQEGKISGIDLNPDPYVRHTFWTLAFGGVFMMLSLYGVNQAQVQRYLSSRNERQAVLSCYAVFPCQQIVLCLSCLTGLVMFVYDREHPLVTGVSSDQLVLYFVMDVLKDLPGLPGLFVACLFSGSLSTISSAFNSLATVTMEDLVRPHCPGLSESRATQFSKLLALGYGLLCLGMAYLSSKLGPVLQAAISIFGMVGGPLLGLFCLGMFFPCANPAGAIVGLLAGLAMAFWVGIGSLVSSMGAAGGAPAANSTAPSPDANLTATLAATLLTPTAAPQSPTGLQKFYSLSYMWYSAHNSTTVIVVGLLVSLLTGPTKGTAVDPRTIYPVLPRLLCCLPPKWRRWLGCGVPLPAQAAGRPELTVTEKGPRVPNGVAADVVPRAEEEQGYVRTAGPPAYALQETSF
- the ATRAID gene encoding all-trans retinoic acid-induced differentiation factor translates to MAEPPGPPRGRSAPLGAAPGHGRTRPGWTGAGAERRARSWAAGTLLLLLLLLPGDAGGEVCGSCPGPLRNGSVVARFCASKLGTELRGRCCLDPGPPRRLLGLDLSNCSLRSLPAAFAEAAPVIVLDLTENPLAALPNSSFLGFTNLQNLTVPLELQCPGGSSAWQEVTERGSSRLCHGQRNPCNSSGELAWLCPENAACAPDGPGFTQCLCASPFHGYKCLREGAFPVLPFCSILGAVTAALSLLLWGTQRRKAKAL